The nucleotide sequence TGCGTCTGATCGGAATTGATCCGAAAGCCAGAAAACGGGTTCTGGAAACCATTATTCAGCGTCCCAGTGGTAAGCCAACCCCTGTTTCCCATAACGGCTCTGGCTACGGCAGCCCGCCACCTCAGTCCAGTTATCGTTCGGCACCAGGTTCTAATGGGCAGGGTTTGAGAAGTGGATTGCCGGGTGAGGCGGTTGATCTGGTGCGTCACCTGCTGGCGCAGGGCGCACGGATTGGGACTGAACACGCAGATGCTCGCCGGTTCCAAACCAGTTCCTGGCATAGTTGCTCTCCTATTCAATCGACTCGGGAGGCGGAAGTTCTGTCCTTGCTTGAGGGTTGTATGGCAGAACATGCCGGGGAGTATGTGCGCATGTTTGGGATTGATCCCAGAGCAAAGCGGCGTCTGGGTGAATTAATTATTCAACGCCCCAATGGCAAGGGGGGTGGGGCAAGTTCTAATGGATCTGCCAGATCCTATGCGGCTCCCAGTTCATCGATCGCCGGTGGGGGAGGATATGCATCCATCCGCCGTCTGGCTCCTGAGGTGGCACAGCAGGTCAGCCAGTTGCTTGCCCAGGGTTGCCAGGTAGGGTTGGAGTATGCCGATGAACGCCGGTTTAGAACCAGTTCCTGGAATAGTGTGCCTCCGATTCAGTCTGGGCGAGAGTCAGAGGCGATCGCCGCGCTGGAATCTTTCCTGAGTGAGCATAGCAGAGACTACGTGCGGCTGGTAGGCATCGATCCAAGGGCAAAGCGCCGGGTACTTGAGCAAATCATCCATCGTCCGGGTGATAAGCCGGTGCCTGGTACACCAGTTTCGTCCTATTCATCCCCTTCAGCGGCAGGGAGTTCCTTTAGTAGTGGTTATTCTGCAAATAGTAGTTCTGCTGGAAGTTCTGGTGGATCTGAAGTGAGTCAGCAGGTGCGGCAATTGCTGGCACAGGGCTACCGGGTGGGGGCAGAGTATGCCGATGAACGTCGTTATAAAACCAGTTCCTGGCAGACGGGAAGTATCCAGGGATCCCGCGAATCAGAGGTTGTGTCTTCCCTGCAATCCTTTCTAAGGGATCATCAGAATGACTACGTGCGGTTAATTGGAATTGATCCCAAAACCAAACGGCGTGTCGCTGAGACGGTAATCCATAAGCCAGGAAAAGCAGCGGTTCGTTAGAGGCTGGCAGTCCCTTTTCTGGGGCTGCCTGACTATCGAACTCAGAAACTGTTTGTCAATGAATACAATCGCCTTAATCAACAGTTTCTCACCGTGGTTAAGAGGTTTTGTGAATGTCTGTGCCGCCACTCCAGTTGCGACCAATCAGCACCTCCCACTACTACGTGAGTGGGGAGGTGTCCATTCAGGATGGTGTGGCGATCGCCCCTGGGGTTTTGCTACAGGCCGATCCAGATTGTCGTGTCATCATCAAGGCAGGAGCCTGTATTGGCATCGGGTCTATTCTTCATGCCAGCAATGGCACTGTTGAAATAGGAGAGGGGGCCAATATTGGTGCAGAGGTGCTGCTGATCGGGAATGTAACTGTTGGAGCAAAAGCCTGCATTGGCTCTTCCACCACCATTGTCAACAGTTCGGTGGAGTGGGGGCAGATTATTCCTCCAGGTTCTTTAATTGGGGACGCCAGCCGCCAGAACAACCCGGATGAGCTGCAAGCAACGGATACCGTAACCTGTCCGGCTCCTGAAGCACAACAGAATGGGCAGTCACCTTCTGCGACTCCTGCGGTTGAAGCCGTTGAGGCTGTTCAGCCAGTTGAGAGTTCTGGAGTCAATGTTTATGGCCAGGTTTATGTGAATCAACTTCTGGTCAAAATGTTTCCTCACAGTCGCAGGGGGATAGAGCCGCCATCCAATTCAGCGAAACTGACCACATCCGACGATCCCTGGGAGGACTGATAAATGGCTCTCATTTAGTAATGGCAAATGTCCACACCTGACCATATCCGTGCCCATCGGCATTCGATATACCATCGTGAAGAACTGCTTGCCAGTGAGCAATGCGGTTGTTTTTATTGTTGTGCTATTTTTCCTCCCTCCCATATTCGTAAATGGACTGACTGCTGGGAGTCCGTGGGACAAACAGCTCTCTGTCCTGAATGCGGCATTGATTCCGTGATTGGTTCCGAGTCTGGTTATCCGATTACACACGAATTTTTAATGGAAATGAGAGCCTACTGGTTTTAGGGACAGAAGGTGATGAAGCGATGGAAAGCGGACGGGATAGTTAGGATAGTAGTACTGAAGAAAACCACGGTTTCTTAAATCAATGAACCGCCGAGAAGACTTTACAGACACCGCACTGGGGCTGGTTTCTGCCCAGAGCTTCCCTGCCATTGTGGGAATCGCAGACCACATGTTGAAGTCATCGGGGGTGACCCTGGTGGGCTATGAAAAGATTGGCAGTGGTCATTGTACGGCGATCGTGCGGGGAGGAGTGGCGGATGTGCGGCTGGCAGTCCAGGAAGGCGCAGAGCGGGCACAGCAGTTTGGGCAGCAGCTTTCGACCCTGGTGGTGCCCCGTCCAATGCCCAATCTGGAAGCCGTCCTGCCAATTGGCAACCGACTGGCACAGCTTGCCACGGGACGGGGACACAGCAAATTGAGTAACCAGGCGGTTGGATTGCTGGAAACACGCGGCTTTCCGGCAATGGTAGGAGCTGCCGATGCTATGTTGAAAGCGGCGGATGTGGCGCTGGCAGCCTACGAAACGATTGGGGCTGGACTTTGTACGGCGATCATCCGGGGTTCGGTGGCAAATGTTGCGGTGGCACTGGATGTGGGAATGGTTGAAGCCGAGCGGATTGGTGAATTGCATGCGGTCATGCTGGTGCCCCGCCCGCTGGAAGATCTGGATCAAACCTTGCCCCTGGCAAGTTGCTGGATTGAGGAATTGCAGCCACTTAAGATTCCGATCTCGGTGAAGGAAACGGAGAAACAACTGATTGCCTTACCGGAATTGAAGCAACAGCAAAAAACACTGGCAATGGCGGAACAACCTGTGATGCCAGAAGTCGAACCCCTGGCTATAGAACCCCTGGCAATGGAACCTGTGGCAGAGCCGCCAGAACTCAAGCAACCGACCAGTTCCAACCCGCCCCAGACAATACCTGAACATTCTTCCCTGGAGCTTCCAGCAACGGAGGAATTCGGCAATCTCGATGCTCAACCTGCGCCAGCCGAGGAAGAGGTCCCTAAACTGAAACGAAAACGAAAAAGTTAACCTGACTCACTCACACCGATCTGGCAAACACGATATTGGTCAATATTCGTTTGAACCCAACAGATTCATAGAGATGGTTGGCTCCAGAAGGGTTTTCGGTATCAACCCCCAGTCTGGCAATTTCCATTCCCGCTGCCTGGAGTCGGTGCAGACCTGTCAGCAACATTGCCCGCCCCAAACCGATGCGGCGAAATCCCCGACGGCTGCCTAACAGGTGAACTCCTCCAATCTGTTTCCCGACATGGGCATTGTAGATGGGATCAATTTCGCTGTAGCAGAATGCCGCAAAGGTGCCGTCGGGGGCGATCGCCACCAGGTCCAGTTCCGGCTGATAATTCGGACCGTGTCTGATCCCGTGGAAGTACTCTTCCAGGGTCATCTCATGGTGGTTCCAGTGATCAATAAAGGACTGATTAAACATATCCACCCAGGCATGAATATCCTGTTCATCATTCATTGAATAGAGGGTAAAGCCCTCTGGCAGTCTGGGTGCTGGAATGGAATCCTGGAGCGATCGCTCCATTCGGAAGAAGTAGCGAATGGGTTGAAAGCCCTCCCGTTCCAGAAAAGCAATCCGGTGAGTCAGGGTTTCCCGCACAGCCGTATGCAGCCTGGTTGAAACACCGCGCTCTTGACCGATTCTCCGCATTACCGTTTCTGCCCAGCCAATCATTTCCTGTTCTCCTCCGCGATCGCGGACCTCTGGATGCAGATTGAACCAGAGATTTCCTGCCGGAATTTCACTGGATTCTGGAATCCACAGCATGGCAAACCCAATCAATTGACCACTTGCGTCCTCCCACAGACGCAAGTCTCGTGCCGGTTGAAAGGACGGAGCATTGAAATCAGCTCGAAGTTCATCAACAGAAGTGAACGAATCGGGAATTTGATCGCCGATCGCGCACCGATTGGCGAGATCGGCGATCGCACATAAATCCTGTTCTCCCTGGTAGGAGCGCCAAGTTAGGGTATTCATAATTTAATTAGGGTATTCATAATTTAATTAGATGGAGAATTAGAGGAACAGTCTGCGTTCCAGGTGATAGGTCTGTTGGATGGCATGGATAGCTTTTCCTGCCCTATCCCACCGGACAGGTTCCTGAATCCTGTCATCCAGAGGTAC is from Leptothermofonsia sichuanensis E412 and encodes:
- a CDS encoding LbetaH domain-containing protein, producing the protein MSVPPLQLRPISTSHYYVSGEVSIQDGVAIAPGVLLQADPDCRVIIKAGACIGIGSILHASNGTVEIGEGANIGAEVLLIGNVTVGAKACIGSSTTIVNSSVEWGQIIPPGSLIGDASRQNNPDELQATDTVTCPAPEAQQNGQSPSATPAVEAVEAVQPVESSGVNVYGQVYVNQLLVKMFPHSRRGIEPPSNSAKLTTSDDPWED
- a CDS encoding carbon dioxide-concentrating mechanism protein CcmK: MNRREDFTDTALGLVSAQSFPAIVGIADHMLKSSGVTLVGYEKIGSGHCTAIVRGGVADVRLAVQEGAERAQQFGQQLSTLVVPRPMPNLEAVLPIGNRLAQLATGRGHSKLSNQAVGLLETRGFPAMVGAADAMLKAADVALAAYETIGAGLCTAIIRGSVANVAVALDVGMVEAERIGELHAVMLVPRPLEDLDQTLPLASCWIEELQPLKIPISVKETEKQLIALPELKQQQKTLAMAEQPVMPEVEPLAIEPLAMEPVAEPPELKQPTSSNPPQTIPEHSSLELPATEEFGNLDAQPAPAEEEVPKLKRKRKS
- a CDS encoding ribulose bisphosphate carboxylase small subunit, with translation MAVRSSAAPPTPWSRNLAEPQIHESAYIHSFSNLVGDIRIGANVLIAPGTSIRADEGSPFYIGDGTNVQDGVVIHGLERGRVIGDDENPYSVWIGNNTSITHMALIHGPAYIGSDCFIGFRSTVFNARVGDGCIVMMHVLIQDVEIPPGRYIPSGSIITNQQQADRLPSVKESDIHFATHVVGVNNALRSGYQCAESASCVAAVRNQNSQSNTSGWSEMNTYSYSPANGNLDANVVNQVRQLLAQGYRIGTEYADERRFQTSSWKSCTPIQSTREADVLAGLQACLSEHGGEYVRLIGIDPKARKRVLETIIQRPSGKPTPVSHNGSGYGSPPPQSSYRSAPGSNGQGLRSGLPGEAVDLVRHLLAQGARIGTEHADARRFQTSSWHSCSPIQSTREAEVLSLLEGCMAEHAGEYVRMFGIDPRAKRRLGELIIQRPNGKGGGASSNGSARSYAAPSSSIAGGGGYASIRRLAPEVAQQVSQLLAQGCQVGLEYADERRFRTSSWNSVPPIQSGRESEAIAALESFLSEHSRDYVRLVGIDPRAKRRVLEQIIHRPGDKPVPGTPVSSYSSPSAAGSSFSSGYSANSSSAGSSGGSEVSQQVRQLLAQGYRVGAEYADERRYKTSSWQTGSIQGSRESEVVSSLQSFLRDHQNDYVRLIGIDPKTKRRVAETVIHKPGKAAVR
- a CDS encoding GNAT family N-acetyltransferase gives rise to the protein MNTLTWRSYQGEQDLCAIADLANRCAIGDQIPDSFTSVDELRADFNAPSFQPARDLRLWEDASGQLIGFAMLWIPESSEIPAGNLWFNLHPEVRDRGGEQEMIGWAETVMRRIGQERGVSTRLHTAVRETLTHRIAFLEREGFQPIRYFFRMERSLQDSIPAPRLPEGFTLYSMNDEQDIHAWVDMFNQSFIDHWNHHEMTLEEYFHGIRHGPNYQPELDLVAIAPDGTFAAFCYSEIDPIYNAHVGKQIGGVHLLGSRRGFRRIGLGRAMLLTGLHRLQAAGMEIARLGVDTENPSGANHLYESVGFKRILTNIVFARSV